The proteins below come from a single Melitaea cinxia chromosome 9, ilMelCinx1.1, whole genome shotgun sequence genomic window:
- the LOC123656265 gene encoding RING finger protein nhl-1 — MEQFESLLTCCVCLDRYRNPKLLPCQHSFCMEPCMDGLVDYVRRQVKCPECRAEHRIPYQGVQGFPTNVTLQRFLELHAQIAGELPDPTAGQVMERCNVCSEKAYCAPCAHCDKKVCEDCKSAHMEVLRREIARINNQIRRGVNRLQDILAVVERNTSNLQTNCAAVAGEVDEIHKRLAKALKDRTDFLRSEVDRYLATELRNLTHLKDNLELELSNIQSNCDLADKYMNDDVEWEDTELVDTKEIFLKTVEFLRNFDYEAGDYNRRIRFIMTHDPNQLVMHVASYGELNITHPNAYSAGLQQSQGLTRSKSDHRLASQFRQQEEAKGYTENDEPILGGRKFGERRPPPPEKHTRDYGVTDDYSGYESEHRPSRRFRSRFVRSHQADNDSDTETATRAVKAEQKEKEKEKVADTEDATRGPLSGIFRLSDCPRVMQRILDVDSGKKKEKKEPPPPPKPVQPTPQPRSRPPPPARQQSEDDEITRLKRQNKGAASSQEPDRAPQRPAEEERSSINRKPPTPAREASSDGESDESVGSLQRNQRKNTAPTPKPTVTRRPSASDTSSVHRQAARAPSTESSASTESSGSAVKHTGAILTIAELKAKYSNDGLPPKPTTRFLSAGNERSTPVTANGTSGGAQRVQSRFVGSQRPTPTPAPAEPAQDDSDTSSEEETDSSEESEEEPVQQRKPESQAMARSDIGPLLARSTNARNDANDNKNKDTSTQSRYRTRQSSQTEEEPAPRYGASGSSYSRYGSKPKDDEMTSSLDDDSKYPTARSRYLALKERRNRLARSKSSHTGFGGGDDDDQDDPVSPTTASPSAYLAARYGSGTGGSELSRSRSSHALKSRESSPERPVTGEKDGAALSSWARYLKNKYGSRGKDRDSGGTSSSTSRRLSLGLPLRSANELASSDDDSKNAAGSPISPTAATAAVAGFAAAGSSPRSQYLQKRRLQFSVGSRGSEPGCFTWPRGIAVGPDNIMVVADSSNHRVQVFDSNGIFVKEFGQYGSGEGEFDCLAGVAVNRIGQYIIADRYNHRIQVFDPAGRFLRSFGSQGTGDGKFNYPWGITTDALGFIYVCDKENHRVQVFQSDGTFVGKFGSFGSKLGQLEHPHYIAVSSTNRVLVSDSNNHRIQVFDVNGRVISSFGEEGSEDGQFKFPRGVAVDDQGYIVVADSGNNRIQIFHPDGTFLRAFGSWGSGDGEFKGLEGIAVMSGGNIIVCDRENHRVQVF; from the exons atggagcAGTTTGAATCACTGCTGACGTGCTGCGTCTGCTTGGACCGGTACAGAAACCCAAAGCTGCTGCCATGTCAGCATAGTTTCTGTATGGAACCATGTATGGACGGCCTGGTCGACTACGTCAGACGACAG gtTAAATGTCCAGAATGTCGTGCAGAGCATCGTATTCCCTATCAAGGAGTACAAGGATTCCCTACAAATGTCACCTTGCAGAGGTTTTTGGAGCTGCATGCTCAAATCGCTGGGGAACTTCCAGACCCCACGGCTGGGCAAGTTATGGAAAGATGCAATGTTTGCTCAGAAAAGGCATACTGTGCACCTTGTGCTCATTGTGACAAGAAAGTTTGTGAAGATTGCAAATCTGCCCATATGGAAGTACTTCGTAGGGAAATTGCGCGAATCAATAATCAAATACGCCGTGGCGTAAATAGACTTCAAGATATTTTAGCTGTAGTAGAACGAAACACATCTAATTTGCAAACAAATTGTGCTGCAGTGGCAGGTGAAGTAGATGAAATTCACAAGAGACTTGCTAAAGCTCTAAAAGATCGAACTGATTTCTTGCGAAGTGAGGTTGATCGTTATTTAGCTACTGAACTTAGAAATTTGACTCATCTTAAAGATAATTTAGAGTTAGAATTAAGTAATATACAAAGCAATTGTGATCTCGCTGATAAATATATGAACGACGATGTTGAATGGGAAGACACAGAATTGGTTGACACCAAAGAAATATTCCTTAAAACTGTCGAATTTCTAAGAAATTTCGACTATGAAGCTGGTGATTACAATCGTAGGATACGATTTATCATGACACATGACCCAAACCAGCTTGTAATGCATGTCGCTAGTTATGGAGAACTTAACATCACACATCCAAATGCGTACTCAGCGGGATTACAACAATCTCAAGGCTTGACAAGGTCAAAGAGTGATCACCGCTTAGCATCTCAATTCCGTCAACAAGAAGAGGCTAAAGGGTATACAGAAAATGATGAGCCGATTTTAGGTGGACGTAAATTTGGTGAACGCCGCCCACCACCTCCAGAAAAACATACTAGGGACTATGGTGTCACTGATGACTATAGTGGTTATGAATCAGAGCACAGACCATCACGAAGATTCCGTTCGCGTTTCGTGAGAAGCCACCAAGCTGACAATGATTCTGATACCGAAACAGCAACCCGAGCTGTAAAAGCCGAacaaaaagagaaagaaaaagaaaaggttGCCGATACTGAAGATGCAACTCGAGGTCCACTCAGTGGAATATTTAGATTGAGTGACTGCCCACGAGTTATGCAAAGGATATTAGATGTAGATAGtggaaaaaagaaagaaaagaaggAGCCCCCTCCACCACCTAAGCCAGTTCAACCAACACCACAACCACGAAGCCGTCCGCCACCACCAGCAAGACAGCAAAGTGAAGACGATGAAATAACTCGTCTTAAAAGACAAAACAAAGGTGCAGCTTCATCACAAGAACCTGATCGAGCTCCTCAAAGGCCAGCTGAAGAAGAAAGAAGCTCAATTAATCGTAAGCCGCCAACACCAGCTCGCGAG GCATCCAGTGATGGTGAGTCCGATGAATCAGTTGGATCTCTGCAAAGAAATCAGCGCAAGAATACCGCTCCAACCCCAAAACCAACTGTCACAAGAAGGCCATCAGCATCTGACACATCCTCTGTGCACCGTCAAGCAGCCCGCGCTCCTAGTACGGAATCTAGCGCATCAACAGAAAGTTCCGGCTCGGCGGTTAAACATACAGGTGCGATTCTAACCATCGCAGAATTGAAAgcaaaatatagtaatgatgGGCTGCCACCAAAACCGACCACACGTTTTTTGTCCGCAGGCAATGAAAGATCAACACCGGTGACAGCAAATGGAACATCCGGCGGGGCACAACGGGTACAAAGTCGTTTCGTTGGATCACAACGACCGACACCCACACCGGCGCCCGCCGAGCCGGCACAAGACGACTCTGATACAAGCTCCGAAGAGGAAACTGACTCATCAGAGGAGAGTGAAGAGGAGCCTGTTCAACAAAGGAAGCCCGAGAGTCAGGCGATGGCTCGTAGCGATATAGGACCGCTTCTAGCGAGAAGTACTAATGCTCGAAATGACGCAAAtgacaataaaaacaaagacacGTCAACTCAGTCACGTTACCGTACTCGACAATCCTCCCAAACCGAAGAAGAACCTGCTCCTCGATATGGCGCTAGTGGTTCATCCTACAGCCGTTATGGCAGTAAACCAAAAGATGACGAAATGACATCCTCTTTGGATGACGATTCCAAATATCCTACTGCTCGTTCGAGATATCTTGCTTTAAAAGAACGTCGCAATCGCCTTGCAAGAAGCAAAAGCAGTCACACCGGTTTCGGTGGGGGTGACGACGATGACCAAGATGATCCCGTTTCCCCTACTACTGCATCCCCATCAGCTTACCTTGCGGCTCGATACGGCTCCGGCACTGGCGGTTCGGAGCTGTCTCGAAGCCGATCGTCACATGCGCTCAAATCGAGGGAGAGCTCTCCTGAACGTCCGGTAACCGGCGAAAAGGACGGAGCAGCTTTAAGTTCCTGGGCGAGATACTTAAAAAACAAGTACGGCTCGCGAGGAAAAGATCGTGATTCGGGCGGTACATCTTCTAGCACATCCCGTCGCTTGTCTCTCGGGTTGCCCTTACGCTCAGCTAATGAGCTTGCCAGTTCTGATGACGATTCAAAAAACGCGGCAGGCTCCCCCATCTCCCCTACGGCGGCTACAGCAGCGGTAGCAG GTTTCGCAGCAGCAGGTTCCTCCCCTAGGAGCCAGTATCTGCAGAAACGCCGATTACAATTCAGTGTGGGGAGCCGGGGGAGCGAACCCGGTTGTTTTACTTGGCCTCGTGGCATCGCTGTTGGCCCAGACAATATTATGGTCGTGGCTGATTCTTCTAATCACAGAGTgcag GTATTCGATTCCAATGGAATATTTGTTAAGGAGTTTGGTCAATATGGCAGCGGAGAAGGCGAATTCGACTGCCTAGCTGGCGTTGCTGTTAACCGTATCGGACAGTACATCATCGCCGATCGATATAACCATCGCATACAG GTGTTCGACCCCGCCGGTCGCTTCCTGAGATCCTTCGGCAGCCAGGGTACTGGTGATGGAAAGTTCAACTACCCATGGGGCATCACAACAGACGCCCTCGGATTTATATACGTGTGTGACAAGGAAAACCATAGAGTACAG GTGTTCCAATCCGACGGTACATTTGTGGGTAAATTCGGTAGTTTCGGATCCAAACTTGGACAGCTGGAGCATCCACATTACATAGCTGTATCCAGCACCAATCGTGTACTAGTCTCTGACTCCAACAACCACAGGATTCAAGTCTTCGATGTTAATGGAAGAGTTATTTCTTCGTTCGGTGAAGAAGGTTCTGAGGATGGGCAGTTCAAGTTCCCAAG GGGTGTTGCTGTCGATGACCAAGGCTACATCGTAGTCGCTGATTCTGGTAACAACAGAATCCAGATCTTCCATCCTGATGGTACTTTCCTCAGGGCTTTCGGTTCCTGGGGTTCTGGAGACGGGGAGTTCAAGGGTCTTGAAGGTATCGCTGTTATGTCCGGTGGCAACATCATCGTATGTGATCGGGAAAATCATAGGGTACAAGTTTTCTAA
- the LOC123656168 gene encoding uncharacterized protein LOC123656168: MPPRPVAFPRTYSLSMKAHNSKRRYTQRLHVLPLKVHLSNIQGLHSNLESVHHHLETEKPQLLFLTETQIRCPADTAYLSYPGYSLEHRFIPRTGVCVYVRDDICIKRLKHLETSSYSILWVLVDTGQEKILYACVYRSHSGDVETTQLCDHLTLTADKARERYPSAQLVILGDFNAHHQEWLYPYQVTDHAGREVRKLALTLDLTQLVNCATRVPDVDSHTANCLDLFLTTDPDSHSIIVSAPLGTSDHCLVKSVSVCSPPEEAPCGPRRVWRYKAADWDEMRHFFSSYPWREVCFSSDDPSSCAEAITAVIRQGMEYFIPYSDVATNGKARPWFDAECYRAEVKKRSAYTAWAEARARKSPNSRNLKKAFNQAAKTCKRALRRARFNHISRIGAKLASYPSGSKAFWSLAKAVESNFCRPSLPPLLRTDGSLAHSAKEKADLFASLFAENSRLDVAGKAPPISTRADCIMAEVRIRQKEILKILQTLDVNKASGPDGNDLLSDRQYGFRQHRSTGDLLVYATHIWSEAIDKHGEALAVSLDISKAFDRIWHARLISKLPSYGIPPGLCTWISDFLSERSIQVVLDGYSSDKKAINAGVPQGSVLSATLFLLHINDLLVPGTFGYADDSTVTDRYFSSARARLETLRYEDFRTKQEDSNPGYDKCFYYQSNINNT, translated from the exons ATGCCGCCTCGTCCAGTCGCGTTCCCCAGAACCTATTCGCTCTCCATGAAAGCACACAATAGTAAAAGAAGGTATACACAGCGGCTGCACGTCCTCCCATTGAAAGTGCACCTCTCTAACATCCAAGGTCTGCACTCCAATCTCGAATCTGTCCATCACCACCTAGAAACAGAAAAACCGCAGCTGCTGTTCCTCACTGAGACGCAGATCAGATGTCCGGCTGACACGGCGTACCTCAGCTACCCCGGGTATTCTCTGGAGCACAGGTTCATACCTCGTACCGGAGTCTGTGTGTACGTCCGTGATGACATTTGCATCAAGCGTCTTAAGCACCTTGAGACATCCAGTTACTCCATCCTATGGGTTCTGGTGGACACaggacaggagaaaatcctgtaTGCCTGTGTCTACCGTTCGCACAGTGGAGACGTGGAAACAACTCAGTTATGTGACCATCTCACCCTAACGGCGGATAAGGCTCGAGAGCGTTACCCTTCGGCACAGTTAGTCATCCTGGGGGACTTCAACGCCCACCACCAGGAGTGGCTATACCCATACCAGGTGACCGACCATGCTGGGAGAGAAGTGCGTAAACTAGCCTTGACGCTAGACCTCACCCAGCTTGTAAATTGTGCTACCAGGGTACCAGACGTAGACTCTCATACCGCCAACTGCTTAgacctatttttaacaactgatcCGGACAGTCACTCAATAATAGTTTCTGCACCACTGGGTACTTCTGACCACTGTCTGGTCAAATCTGTATCCGTCTGTTCCCCACCCGAAGAAGCCCCATGTGGCCCAAGACGGGTCTGGCGCTACAAGGCAGcggattgggatgagatgcgtcaCTTTTTCTCGTCCTATCCTTGGCGAGAGGTATGCTTTTCTTCTGATGATCCGTCGAGCTGCGCTGAAGCCATTACCGCGGTTATACGCCAgggtatggaatattttataccatactcTGACGTAGCGACGAATGGAAAAGCTCGCCCATGGTTTGATGCGGAATGCTATCGTGCAGAAGTCAAAAAGCGGTCGGCATACACTGCATGGGCTGAAGCTCGAGCGCGCAAGTCTCCTAATTCTCGGAATTTGAAGAAAGCTTTTAACCAAGCTGCCAAGACATGTAAAAGGGCGTTACGCAGGGCTAGATTCAACCATATCAGCCGCATTGGGGCCAAACTAGCTTCTTACCCTTCTGGGAGCAAAGCGTTTTGGTCCCTGGCAAAAGCTGTTGAATCTAACTTTTGTCGGCCGTCACTTCCACCATTGCTGAGGACTGATGGATCACTGGCCCATTCTGCAAAAGAGAAAGCGGATTTGTTTGCATCTCTTTTTGCTGAGAACTCTCGTCTGGATGTTGCAGGAAAAGCTCCACCAATCTCAACTCGTGCTGACTGCATTATGGCAGAAGTACGCATACGCCAAAAAGAGATCCTTAAAATCCTGCAAACTCTAGACGTGAACAAGGCCAGCGGACCGGACG GTAACGATCTCCTTAGCGACCGGCAGTACGGTTTCCGCCAGCACCGTTCGACTGGGGACCTTCTAGTGTATGCCACACATATATGGAGTGAGGCCATTGACAAACACGGCGAAGCACTTGCCGTgtctctcgatatctcgaaggcctttgacaggaTTTGGCACGCGAGACTTATAAGCAAGCTCCCTTCATATGGTATTCCACCTGGCCTTTGCacttggatttctgacttcctgagcgaacgTTCAATACAAGTTGTCCTTGACGGGTACTCGTCGGACAAAAAGGCTATCAACGCCggtgttcctcagggatcagtcttgtccgctACCCTCTTCCTACTGCACATTAACGATCTGCTCGTccccggtacctttgggtaTGCTGACGACAGCACAGTGACGGACAGATACTTCTCGAGTGCAAgggcta GATTAGAAACTCTTCGGTATGAAGATTTTAGAACGAAACAGGAAGATTCGAATCCCGGTTATGACAAATGTTTTTACTATCAATCCAACATTAACAATACTTAA